From the genome of Diceros bicornis minor isolate mBicDic1 unplaced genomic scaffold, mDicBic1.mat.cur scaffold_67_ctg1, whole genome shotgun sequence, one region includes:
- the TEKTIP1 gene encoding tektin bundle-interacting protein 1, producing MESLQREAARPYVRRGTLEVDFPAPLYSDDYLSLEGPRWAPAIKQATRWKYTPMGRDVAGQLWYTGLTNSDPREAWYTLPRAPESPYREAYARWHGCYSHRERSMPSAYTQHLREAAWHDPVVPAQHEAPSPRWGSALRADRAVRGQEYVVNRHQLRVEPPRRVSDYVPSLSAPQRPRCTRQPHRHWDLQPYCPSTGRPPTDTDPL from the exons ATGGAGAGCCTGCAGCGGGAGGCTGCCCGGCCCTACGTCCGCCGGGGGACCCTGGAAGTGGACTTCCCGGCCCCTCTCTACAG CGATGACTACCTGTCCCTGGAGGGGCCCCGCTGGGCGCCGGCCATCAAGCAGGCCACACGCTGGAAGTACACGCCCATGGGACGCGACGTGGCCGGCCAGCTATGGTACACTGGCCTGACCAACTCGGACCCCCGCGAAGCCTGGTACACGCTCCCGCGGGCCCCGGAGAGCCCCTATCGTGAGGCTTATGCCCGCTGGCACGGATGCTACAGCCACCGGGAGCGGAGCATGCCCTCGG CCTACACCCAACACCTCCGCGAGGCTGCCTGGCACGACCCCGTCGTTCCCGCACAGCACGAGGCCCCCAGCCCGCGGTGGGGGAGCGCGCTGCGGGCAGACAGAGCCGTCCGGGGCCAGGAATACG TGGTCAACAGGCACCAGCTCAGGGTGGAGCCGCCGAGGCGGGTGTCCGACTACGTGCCATCCCTGTCGGCGCCCCAGCGCCCGCGCTGCACCCGCCAGCCCCACCGCCACTGGGACCTGCAGCCCTACTGTCCCTCCACCGGGCGGCCACCCACTGATACAGACCCGCTGTGA